Below is a window of Humulus lupulus chromosome 2, drHumLupu1.1, whole genome shotgun sequence DNA.
GGACGACTTATACaattgaccagtatgcaaatctctatgtgagagagataatgcgtcttcatggggctctgaagtCGATTCTGCCAGattgggaccccacatttacttccaaattttggagaagcttgcagATTGCTACGGGTACACGGTTGAAATTTAGTACAGATAATTTACTAAGCCGCCACCATAGTTGGATCTTTCCTTAGACCACTGTGATCGCTCCACCTTGTAAATCAAAATCAATGGATTTTTAATTTCAACATTGTGCCCTAATTTGAACGCAAttaagtgaaattattttccatatGGATCCATACTTTGTCTTGGACGAATGTGGTGTTTGCTTACGATTAGCAATTAAACCGCATATGGCATAGGTACAAATGAACAAATGGATTGATCTAGCCCTTGGCAAATTTGGGGGTTTGTTGTAGATGATTTCATCAAAGTCTTTATTTGTAGACTTAGTTGGATTGAATCTCTTCATCTTGAATCTGctatctcaatgaaagcaccaaactgttgacaccgttttttcATCAAcgtgagaacataagagcatgaATTCAAGAATTGAGATATGATAAAATAtataacaccatattttatagtgattcgaccccaaaaagatgacttacgtccacttagtcactttaattgatatttaagcttgaagaacaATAGTTTCTGGTGAACTTACGTTGCTGGTTGTTCTACAGCCCTCCTTCGCctttacattacataaggactATTTATACAAGAGTGAGATTTCAACATTATGAATTGCCTCCTCTATTTATATATAGTGGGGAGTTTAGGGTTACATTTAAATTACGGGCCTAAGCTATTGGGCTTGACCCgtaaataatacattacaacattATAGCAACACAAATAtagttgtattttgataaatggtGACTTGTCACCCGCCACTATTCTGTTAGTGCATGTAGCCTGTCTTGAACGAACATGCATAAACTTAACAAGGGAAGGCATCTCTTTTAGCATTCATCAAGCAACTATAAATGAACAGGAACAAAAGTGTGTTACTAAGCGACCAGAATCCTCTTGTTAGCATGTGATGACTTGCCTTGTGCGAACAAAAGTAGAAGAACTTCTCTGTTAGCACATGATGACTTGATGTAAGCGAACAAGCACACCATACTTGCGTGTTGGCACATGCATGCCTAATTTGTGAGAATAAACATGCTATAAGTTATGTTTATCTTCCATTTGAAGGAAATAACTAGTAATTCCAAGATCATTAATATCACTATTCTTTGACACATAATTATGcccaaaaaatgggtataacaatattattttaataatgatattttataatatttaaatttatattaatataattaataaatatttattctaattactcttaaaaatatatttgattaaatatttataatattatgttaaaaattaataaaaaaacagTTAAATACACCTTTCTTTATATAGAATAGAAATAGATATGTTTTCGTAACAAAAACAAATTTTGATATACTGATGAACATTAATTGAGCCGGACTTGGTGGGGATAAAATTCGTTGAAGTTACTGGGTCAGGATTTCTAATTGGGCCGAATTGGGGCTCCGTTAAGAATTGCTAACTTTCTCTTACCCATAATCCCCTACCTCTCTTTGACTAGGGTTTTAGAACCTGTAAATTTGCAATTTGCTGGTTTCCAAAGGGCTTGTAGGTCCGTACAACAACAGTTAGTAAAACCATGAGGAAGCTAAGTTTCCATGAGAAAAAGCTACTGAAGAAAGTCAACTTCTTGGAATGGAAGAGCGAAGGAGGTCACAGGGAATCCCAGGTTATGCAGCGCTACCATGTTACTGGTCGTGACGATTATAAGAAGTAATTTTCTTTTAATTGTTCCATGATGCTTTTTGTTCTATTTATTTCTCTATATCAATGCTTATTTATAAATttgattttttgaaaaaaaaaatggaatcaGATATTCGGGTTTGTGTCGAATGGTGCATAAGTTGGTAAACATATTGATGAAGATGGATGGAAAAGACCCTTTTCGTATTCAGATGACTGATATGCTCTTGGAGAAGATGTAAGTCCCTCTTTATCATTCTCTTCAATGCTATAGTTTTTTTGCCcttaattttggtaaggaaaagtAGTGTTTTGTTCATCATTTATTAAAAAAGGTGATAAGTGTTAGTGTACATGGTTTTTAGTTGAGGTATCGAATCCAATGGCACACAGATATGGAACAAAGTAAATTGGTCACAGTtcatatatagttttttttttcttcctttcttttcttttttaaggaaatttatgtgtttatgtatacacacacacatatatgtatgtatgtgtcAAAAAAGAACAGAGTTTAGTGATTTAAGGCTGGATaggatttataaaaaaattattttgctgTACTTATGTTGACAAAATGCTTGATAATCATGAGATGTGTTGTGTCTTTAATCCAGTTGCGACAATAATGTTGAGTTTTGTTGAAGAAACCTTTTTGAGTACTTGTTCTTGTTCAGCATATTCCTTTTCGTATACATGCTGgttgtttttttttactttagCCAAAAACTTTGTAAAAGTTAATTTAGGTACAATCTACAGAGAAAATATGTAATTTTGAGGTTTTATGCATATTACATGCATGCGTTCCAAAATTCAGCATCAGGGAAGAAGTAATCAATGTACCAATAACTATCATATGATATCTTAGAATTTGGAGTGTTCATAGAACtatctatatttatattttttttaacggCTGTTGATTTTTAGTATCATTTGCTTTTCACAGGTACAACATTGGTGTGATACCATCAAGGCAAAGCTTGGCTTTGTGTGAGCGCTTAACAGTCTCTGCTTTTTGCAGGTAGAACGTCTGTTAGACACCAAATTTCCTTGAAAGAATATTGTAGATTTCATTCTCAAATTTTTTATATAACAAAGCTCATCTGACTCATTGATTAGAAACTAAAGGATAGACTTGTTTTATTATCTGATTTTCAAAATTGTTTGGGCATAAGATGGCATATTATATAACGATATATTAATTTCTTAATTTTGCTTTGTTTCTCCTTTTCCTTGTTCTCTGTAGACGCAGGCTTTCGACTATTCTGGTGCGGTTGAAGTTTGCAGAGCACTTGAAGGAGGCTGTCACATACATCGAGCAGGGGCATATACGAGTTGGTCCAGACACTATCACTGATCCAGCATTCCTTGTGACAAGGAACATGGAAGACTTCATTACATGGGTGGATTCATCTAAGATAAAGAGGAAGGTGCTAGAATACAATGACAAGTTGGATGACTATGATGCAATGAACTGAAGATAGTGCCTGGCTACATATAGCTTGTCATAAAATGACATGAGGAGCCATATTAGGCTTAGAAACCCCATTTAGCTTCACGGGGAAAGGAGTTTTGAAGAAGCAACCGAAACTTCTCAATCACCAAGTTCATTTGCTTTCCCTTCTCTATAACATGGTTTTGGGGACGTTACTAAAGTGATGTTATCATATTGTTctgcagttttttttttctttgtgcaTGTAAGTTTTTGACTCGTGCTGGATACTCTTATTAAGCTGAAATTCTTTTATATATCTGTAATCATCGAGGTTTTCAAAGAGTCTATTTCAAGAGAAATGAGTTCCGAATACGTAACAGCTCCCTTGTCATTCCACGCAAAATGCTTATTGTAAGGCTATGTTTAGTTTTGCATAACTGGTTGGGATAACTAACGGTGCCACTACAAAAGTGTGAAGGGTTAAAATCTATTTATGCCTAATATTTTTCAATACACAGCTCTATCAATCGTTGATTATTAATTTCTAAAACGAGCTTGACCCTAATTTTCTAAAACCATTCTTACCATGCGAAATCGGATGTAAAGCCAAAATTTTACAGCAGACAAAGCACTATTATGGGAAATTTATATTGATTACCAATAGCCGCATGCGTTCATCGGAGACTCAAAGTTTATACATCATGGCGTTTGTAACCCCATTTTTCATTGGTAATCAAACACAAATATGCGTAAGTAAAGTCATGTACATTTCTTCAGCAACCAACAAGAAAATTCAAAAAGACACTACGCTCCCAATTCAGCAATAGGCTCAACTTTTCTTAGCATTAATCGCAGCCTGCACAAAATCTTCACACTGGGTAAAGCCACCGCATAATACATCGGCAAGCATTCCAATGATGTCAAAAGCCTCCTGCAAATCACAGGCAGAGTTTATTTCGTCTAACCATGATAGCAGCTCCTTAGAGAACCCCACCATCTCCCTTACGTTCAACAGTCGATCTTTCATCACCACCTCCCAAGGTTCCAAGCTTCCACTTTCATCATCACCCTCTGTAACTGCAGAAGTTCCTTCTGCTTTGGCTGGCACCACATTTGTCGGTTTTTTAATCTTAAAGAAACGCTGCAGCTGCTCAATCAAACCAGTATAGACAAGCATTGGACGAACAATGGGCAAGATATCATCAGCATTTCCAGTTTCTGAAGCAGGGCTTTTGCTACCACTAGTAACGGAAGATGAAGCACGGGCAGATGAAAGACTGTGAGTGTGTTGCATATATGCATGGTAGATGCCTCGCTGCAAGAATGCAGGGCGATGTTGCAACCATGATTCGTAGGACTCTGAGAGAAGTGAATTAACCATCATAAATTGGACAGTTTCCTCAGTGCCTGAAGGTAATTGTGATCCAGGGGTGGAGGGTCTGGATTCTACTGTAGAAGATGTTAAATATGTTGATACAGCCTTTGCCATGGTGCGGCGCTGAGAATGGCTTCCCTGATCAAGAAGTTGGCGGGCCATTTGGATCATGAAAGGAAGAAATCTAGAGTTGCTCTCCCTTCCACCACCTCTGCTTTCTGCACTGAATGATGCCCCTGTTGCAAAACGAGCTAGCATCTACAAGACAAAAGTAGCACGACTTTAATAGGGATTGACATATAAATCAAAACTTGAAAAATAGAAAGAACTACTAAGGCCTAAGAAACTCATGATCATCATAATTATAAAAGTAATAATTGACAATGATAAATTATCTTTTGCACCCATTATTTGATGTTCACCACCCAAAAAAAAATCACTAATTTGTCCATTCAGACAATTAGAGATTAATGGAACAAACTTATGACAGTGAGTCATCTACATTACATGCCAGTTTAAAAAGTTACTCTTGTTCAGCACTGCATGAGGTTAGAGTAAAAACCATCGTCTAACAGAATGCACTCCTAAAGGAAATGAAAACACATTCAATGAAAGTGAGAAGAAACAGAGATACAACAGTCCTTACCAGAACAATGTCATAAGTTAATAGCCTAAGCCGGCTTCCATCGGCACGTCCAAGGGCATTGAGGTTGTCCCAGTACTGGTCAACATATCGAATATAATGTGCTAGTGGAACTGATGGACCTCTCACAGGAAAGAGAGAATTGCAGAGAGATTCATTGTTTCTGAGAGTCGCTCCTTCCCACTCTTTCTTTGGATTCTTGAGGGCAGCATCTGCTCTTTTAGCCTCTTGATGGCACTGGAAATGAATTATATTGAAATAACTGACAGTTGTGTAAACACAATCCCCACGAGCACTAGCAGAAGTCCCAGCACCTAGATTAACCCGCTTGCTGTAAGAATAGACACCCAACAAATCAGTAGGCCTCAAACTGTAGCCCTCACGACACACCATGCATGCCAATCCACCCTCCTCCTCCTCTACATCTTCTAATCCTTCAAGAAGTGGGCGAGCAACCACAATACGCTCACCACCATCCGAAGCTAGCTCCTGACGCATTCCAAGCCCCTGGACCAATAAATCACAAAATATAAGAAACAGAGATTCTCAGTATCGATTAGTTTATACATCTTCCTTATGTTGCCAACAAAAGCAAAATGCTGATGATAAGCTTTGGCACATGTATGGAATGCCTTCCTTTGTCTCTTCTTTTCAATACAGAAGAAACCCTCAAaagatgaaaataaaacaaaagacgcATATGAAAAAGTTAATGCTATAAAAGCCCCTTTTATGCATTTCTTAAAATCGTATTGGCACAGAACTCTATATATACAATTAAGCAAAGATGACATGGAGGAGAAAGGGGTCCTTTAATACTTTAAACACAAATAGTTGCAGATGCATGTTTCTAGCAAAGAAGAATAAAAGAAACAGAAGCCATTTTAAAATCCTTGTTATTAGACAAAAATGAAGGCCAAATCTTGAACATAGCCTCACCTTTTgcatttataaattattaaatGAATCCTAGATCCCAGAAAAAACATTTCCACTACTTGGAAACAGTCATAATTTCGATATAATTACCACTCATTTCACCTGTTAAAGtattccataaaaaaaaaatttacaaaatgaaCATAACAGAAAGTGTTATTAATCTAAAGTAATCCTTCTGTAAAGTTCTTGTGTTCACTGAGAAGACTACAGTTAAACATAACATACTTTATTAAACTCAGAACATAGAAGGCAAAATGTATTGAATCTTCAATGAGTTAACAGTAATTACCTGAAGCATTTGTTCTCTCTTTTTCAAAGCTAAGCGCCTCATTTCATCCTTCGTGGCATGTCTCAACCTCCTTACCTTCTCCTCTAAGAAACCATCTCCTTTTCCCTCCTTATTAGAAAGTGTATCTAGTAAGTTTTCAGCCCTAGCCCCAATCTCATTTTCTCCAGGTACACCTTCAAGAGCATGGAGCAAGGGTAAAATTCCTCCTTCATCAATGCACCTTTGAGTGGCCAAATGCCCCATGGACAAACCCCTCAACATAGACAATATTAAAGGAACAGATGGCAGTTTTAAACCCAAAGCCCATTCTGGACTGGATTTAAAGCCAGCTTGCCCAGTTACAGCAAAACTGTTCCTCAGGTGCCTA
It encodes the following:
- the LOC133817833 gene encoding uncharacterized protein LOC133817833 — encoded protein: MRKLSFHEKKLLKKVNFLEWKSEGGHRESQVMQRYHVTGRDDYKKYSGLCRMVHKLVNILMKMDGKDPFRIQMTDMLLEKMYNIGVIPSRQSLALCERLTVSAFCRRRLSTILVRLKFAEHLKEAVTYIEQGHIRVGPDTITDPAFLVTRNMEDFITWVDSSKIKRKVLEYNDKLDDYDAMN